AGACTCTCTTAAAGACTGCACTATAGCTCAAGTTGTGAACAAATTAAAATATGAACGAAAGGATAACTACAATAGAGTATGTGAGTCAAAGAAATAGAACGATTACCATCAGACAAGCTCTCTGTGATCTGAACATTTTTGTTAGAATTTGGACAATCAAGTAAAGAATGAGTGGCAAGATATGTAAGACTGAAAGTGCCCCTAacgccaaaatattttttcgctaaaatgaatctaTGCTCCTGTTGGAAACGCATTGCGGCCACTTTTTCCTCTAACAAATCCTGATATTTTTGCCCCcgcgaggaggcatcctaggattcccagcgtgtatacatataaggaatttcaaaatgtaaggaagcaagtactgtaagtaaatttgtagtatgcgaaaaaaaatctcgatttgatcaaactaggcgcgcactgtcgtctcgggtaatattttagcaagcgcgcatggtggtgtcgggtacttgcaaccacgaggtcacgtttcgtcatcttctagaagcatttgaaggtgagcattttgcacttcagtgatttctttgaattaaaAAGCGTTCAATAGTGCTGaggaaatttggtttgtcagacacaaatcatcaacggggtcgacagacccgatccaacagatcacaaatatctcaagctcaagcgtgtcaaattcaacgaggagaaaacgtatcctgaaactttgaagccgcaaccgcgtttaaagtgttacttatatcacaatttctttttttcgttatcaatcctgttaaggccctagcaaacggcttcaacatttgcttcaacatccattcgattttgttggatgctgttggaaggttgttgaatgatgttgaacggtgggtgagcaaacggtttcaacatttcattcaacaaaacttaggGAGTGGGCTGGCAATTGGTTTCAGGCCTCAGCTCTTTTCACGCCTGAGACATGCaaggccgccattttgaaatgacaatggcTCCCGCGTAAGTTTACACCAAAGTTCGCTCGTTATTAACAGGttttgtagctttcgaagttttgaatcatgAGGATAAAAAACGCGGGAAAGGAAAGACAAAGCAATGAATCAAAAGAAGAGATGAAAAGGaatatttcaacaacatcgtgaaggAACTGGCGATCGAAGACACGGTGGAATGTGAATACTGTAAAGACATGATGCGAATGAGTCATGCCGTCTTTCAACGAATACTGAGCTATATCGAACTGGATACTACTCGTAAACAAGTCCTTGGTGGGAATGAAGTtatttctccgaaagaaagattaTCCCTGACAATAAGCCTAAGCCACACACAAAATAGCCCTTTTTCGATATGTCGGCCGAACCTGACTGGACCCAAGCATGATTTTATGAAAACGAGGCTAAGAGGACGCGCgaagattaaaagaaaaaaatgcgcgaagattaaaaggaaaaaatggtGAACTATTGTTCTGTTGCCGGCTGCACAAACAGCTCCAGAAATAGTCCAGATATCTCTTTTCACTTCTTTCCTAAAGATCTGGCATTACGAAGAAAATGGAGAAAATTTTGCAGGCGGGCCGATAAAGGTTTTGAGACGCACGAAAATCCACGAATATGTGCAGCACATTTCAAAATATCTGACTTCAAGCAATCTTTAAATGGCCGTATAGATGTTAGGAAGGGAACGTCTCCTTCCATTTTCAAGGTTGCTGAATGTAAAGAAAACAATTCTCCACGAGATCGACGATCGGAGAAACGAAAACGACCAGAACATATGGAAGACTGCACTTACCAGCCTTTGAAAGAAGCTCGCATAACTCAGCTCAAGTCAGCTGTTGCTGCCGAAGGTGTAAAACATGACCATGATTATTGCAGTCATAAAGATTTCCACGACAAGTCAACTCAAACAAACTTTGACCTCCCCCAAGAACTGCAGGGTATAAAGGAAGATCTACAACGAATGAAAGAGGAAAATGACAAACTTAAAGCTGAACTTGACGATAAGGAAACTCTCAAACGCGAGCTGTTTATGGGCGACGTGCTAAAGAATGACGAGTCCGATAAGTTTTACACTGGTTTTCCATCTCTAACGTGTTTAATGACATTATTTAGCTTGATTAAGCCATTTTGTAGTAACCTGAAATACTGGGACTCAAATAAATTGTCTGATGTCGGATACCAAAAAGATTCAACAATCAATAAACCTGGCAGGAAACGAACTTTTAGTCCATTGGAAGAGTTTATTTTGACACTGGTTCGACTGAGGTTGGGACTGTTAACAAATCTTCTTTCGGATTTATTTGGAATTTCTACAGCTTCTGTCAGCAAGACATTTAGAACATGGATTTGTTTTTTGGGCAAGATTTTAAAAGATACGCTTCTCATTTGGCCATCCAAGCAGCAAATATCTAATAACCTTCCTAAGTCTTTCAAAAAATTCCCCTCAGTACGAATAATTATAGATTGTACTGAGATTTACattgaaaaaccaacaacaccAAGTGCACAGAGAGCTACATGGAGCAATTACAAGCAGCATAATACCATCAAAGCGCTGGTAGGAATATCACCCGATGGAATGTTTACATTTGTCTCCAAGTTGTGGACTGGGAATTCAAGCGACAAGCATATCACACAACAAAGTGGTTTGCTGGACCTGTTGGAACCAGGGGACTCAATCATGGCAGACAAAGGCTTTAATACAAGAGATCTTGCCACCAAAAAACGAGTTTTACTTAATGTACCACCTCTTTGCAAAGGTATGTGAGGCAATGTTACTGAAAACTGTAGACTGTTTTCTGTAAATAAGAAATGGGGGGTTTAACATTCGAGTTTGTAGTAACCTAACCGAGGTGCCTCCTATTCTTATAATGCAGAAGATTGTTAACTTataccatttttattttaaaaccttGCCATAAGCCTTGATTCAATTGAGAATGTTTCACCCACActtattgctttttcttttttaagggaAACAACTGTCCACAAAAGCTGTTAAGACTACCCGCCAAATTGCCAGTGTCCGCATTCACGTTGAAAGAGCAATTGAAAGACTGAAGAACTTCAGGCTTCTCCAAGGAAATTTGCCTTTGACTTTACTTGACATTGCTGACGACATACTGATTGTATGTGCTAGTCTCTACAATTTGTTACCACCACTTGCAAAATGGTAGCCGTTCACAAAGTTTAGAAACTCCATTGTGGTCATTGAGTTAAGGTGGCTGGAACTAGTTTCACCACTTTAAGAGACATTCTTATTAGAACTTGAATTATAAGAATTCTAATAAAAGTGTCTCTTAAAGTGGTGCAACTGGTTCCAGCCACCTTAAATTCATAAGGCAATATTGGCTTTTGCATTGTTTAAACATTACATGCTGCTATAACAATAACAGTAGATGGTATCAGGTAGTCTACACTACAAGGATTTGTAAATTTTCTTAGTTAACAGCTCCTCAACCATGTATTGGGCATAAAAGGCCCTTACTTTGTGTTTTATGACATTCCATAGATCAATGTCAAAGGAGACTGGAATAATTAGGATTCCTTTGTTGGTGTAAATCACTAGTTCTGCATTGTGGATCCCACTGATCCCCATCAATCCTTGAATTTGATAGTTCCACTTTGTTTCAGACTTAAGCATCAAATTGCCTTTGTTATCTTTTTCCAAGTATGTTGCCGCTGCAATAGCAGGTAACAAATTGCGTTTAGAATAAAGACTCTTCACCTCTACAATAGTTTTATGAGGACAGCATTTGCAAATTCGAATGCCACCAGGACTGGCACCTAAAAATGGCATGGACTTGCTTACAATAAGTCCAGACTTCTCAACAGAGActgctttgtgtttttttaaaacCTTTCTCACATATAGTTGGATTGCAACAGCCTCCTTCTCGTGTCCCCAAACCAGCTGCTCAGGGGCAGAATCATTTTCCAATGGACAGTAATTCATTAAGTACTTCACAGTGTTCCTACGATCAGTGGAATCACGCAGATGACAGACCGTGTAGAAGGATGATGCAGTTACACGTCCTGCTCTTTGTTCAAACCAGAAGGAAGACTGAGATTGTTTCCTTGTTTGCTCGTTTATGGTTTCAATTTGTTCCTCAGTTATGTTGACTGAGTTAAGAAATTCCTCAGCTAATGATACTGAAATGTCTCTGTCTTCAGATAACCCATTTTGTGATGCAAAATTGGTTGCATAATCCAACATTGATTAGATGCATACAGAAGCAGCAATCTCTTCTTTAGCTACATTGTTATTATCAGATATAAATCTTGTGAGGTCACTTTCTGTTGTTGAAGCATGAGTGGACTCAGGAGGATATTTTAATACAACTGCATCACAGTAGACATTACTAAGTTCTTTCTGAAACTGCACAATAAGCTCCCTTTTGTTATAGGAAGTAGTCATTGGCTGAAAATCACTCATAGAAGGcctttttttcatcaactttcCATATTCTGGTCGTCCCACATCAAGCTGACAAACAGGGAGACAACCTTAATTTCTTTTCCCCTTTCGGACCCACGCACACACTTTGCTTGTGCATGTCTCCATTTCAGAATTGACCACAGTTGCCAGTAACTCAAAGAGAGCAGCTGCAATATGTCTGCATCTTCCGTCAGCCCTGTCAATAAAATACACATTCCTCGTCACAATTAGTAAAACCATTAGATTCTAGGTTTGAACCAAATGCTTTGGATGTAAAAAAAGATAGTGCATATCATACATAACACAAGAGACAACAAAGACAATTTAATTCTTTAAGTATGAAAATCGATCGCTTCAACCCTATTTATTTCAGATATCCCCGTTTTCAAAGCACTAAACTGTACTTTTTACAGATTTTAAGAAATTTTCTGAGAGAAAATTAAATAGAGAACACTAAAATTATTGATTGTGGTGCTTACCCACTGTACTGAATGCTTTGACCTACATCTTTCAAATATAAGATAAAATTCTTTGTTCAACAAAAGGTGCAAAGCTTTTCCGGTTTGCACCCTCATATGCGAACTCACCCTCCTTTGCAATAACAATATGCAGAGTAAACACAACTATCTGGCTGCAATATGAAGAAACCTTTGTACGTCGTCTCTCCACCCTCTAACTTAGACCTTTCCGTTGGCTTCACAGAAAACCTGAACTGAAAATATCTTGAGTTTTTACTTGGTGGACAATGCAACTGAAGGTTCTCCACGTGTCCATCGTAGTGGAGTTTATAACCCAAAAGGCTCTTGTATGACTTTAAACTCTCCTGGCTATACGAACATTCTCCGACCAGGTAATTGTAGATATCTGGGAATCCAAAATTTGGAATGCCATTAAAACAATTGGTCCACGCATGATTCGCTTCTAACGGGTTTGTTAGTATTCCTTCCTCTTTTGTCATGATTGAGGCAACACTTTCGGGCTCTTCGAGTTCACTGACTTTCGCAACCTTGATTTCCTGACTTTTTAACGCCTAATCTATTaaatcatttttccttttcccaCTTGTTTGAATTCCCCGTAACCGAAGAAAATCTTTAAGCCAAGAAACTCGCTTCGAACAAAAAAAATCGCGAGAATTAGGGAACGATTCATCTGAAGCGGCCATTTCAAGGTAGCTCCTGTCCTCTCAGCCTCGCTTTGAAGTACCCAGTCTAGCGCGTCCAACATATCGAAAAAGGGCTATTGTCTTGCTTTGCTAGCGTCTTTGCATCCATGGTGACCATGGttacgtcttcttaattgcgcatgcgcttgctcaacaatgttgaaagagcggggcaaatgacttcaactccgcttcaacattccaaacattttagagaacaaaagaaatgttgaatggatgttgaagcaaagtttaaaggcttttaaactctttcaacatcgattcaacatcctttcaacacgtttcaacaatgttgaaagggggtggcaaacgcttccaacattgccattcaacaaaatcgaaaggatgttgaagcaaatgttgaagccgtttgctagggcctttaaGGCGCAATCTAAGCTTtgttttcccgtgtattaaacaccatttagttcaatgtcaacattcgcatgcgttatttgatgctcacgtccacccctGACAGCGAAcatgacataaccgacactcagtcacgctacgctaatcgaaagtcgtacataaccaattgtagaattgcacacattttaggcatcctactgatgaacagttgcaacacagatatattttttagcaactactatcatttgctgtctgtccgctttgaattgaataactatgaattgccgccgcgccttccaaatttgacgcataacagacatcgacaagagaGAAAGCTTagcaaatgtcgaaataattccattaccagtattactatatttcatacttcgtccgtcggtcttcggtattcgctcgtttttacttgtttcagtttctttatttcgattgaactcgtcacgaagagaaaccgttacatttgtgttagtatttgtttcatgttccagatgatagatatcggatccttgttaatgcctatttccaggcctggtctattcactttctagattaacggctgttattcatcagttttcttcaaacgattagtgaagattttgtctcaagatccattagacttttgaaaactaataaggcgtttggccttgataaaattagtgcgcgtctcttaaaagattgagtggacgttattactccttctttaacaaatttacagataaatattgttaactatttacatgaatgtgaacttcaataaaatgcttgaaacgttaatttttcaacggtcttattatgcacagtatttatatcaaatacacatcccataaccataaacaggttatgaaaagcgggggcaacTCTattgatcactatttctagtataggCTTTAAGACGTGCGAAGAACCAAGGATCTTTTGTTCACGAcagagtcagaaggggagtgggtctattACTGATTAGTAAATTCTCAGCTACGACTATTGCATTTCtaactttttgattggctaaaaaactcCGACTATGAGCCAATAGTCGGAGTTTTACGCCATAAAAAAAATCTTTCTTCACACTtaaaaacttccaaaatcgtctgtttaccttgtatttcaccGGTTAAATAATTCGAGCTTGGTTTTCGTCACAAGTTGATGCCAGATTGTCCTTTGCGTAactgtcactttcattcagcttttttgcgggcccaagagaggcccgcaaccctaatcttgacagtgatcagcggatttcgtattacgcgtgcgtgccatgtttataacagggacgctgaaaccggaaattgaaattttgttctgcaactaagaacgatcagagtgcgaaaaatgtgtcaattataacagtttgtcacatgggatcgaagctttTGTCACATAgatcgaaggacgtattttgctgacgttgttaaagcgagcggcgaggagtttgaacgtgttgacgttgttgtggcgagctacgagaacttcgagaacttcgagcgtaattgggtttgctgcaGGTTATTTTTCacgttgtctccatgtccggcagccggacaaggttttcaaaatgctccgtgtcgggcagtccgtattttgttcatgtcgagtcaatacagatagaaaaaaacgaattatcgtgtggtatgtttttttagatcactaagatacagtctgcaaacactcgacagtttatgcaataatctgaaggctagcgttcCAGTGGTTGACttccaaaagattttcaaaatactccgtgtcgggcagtcccagtattttcttgatttctagtaaatacagaccgaattattTTGCGCGcagcacaattgtcttgagtgcagcacaagagaattcggtttttctatctgtatccgctcgaaatcaagaaatacgagactgccggacaagtagtattttgaaaatcttgtccggcggctagcaacgcgatgttatgatttctatacagtgccTCGTGTGTCAAGTGGTTGTAa
The nucleotide sequence above comes from Acropora muricata isolate sample 2 chromosome 12, ASM3666990v1, whole genome shotgun sequence. Encoded proteins:
- the LOC136892497 gene encoding uncharacterized protein, with the translated sequence MEDCTYQPLKEARITQLKSAVAAEGVKHDHDYCSHKDFHDKSTQTNFDLPQELQGIKEDLQRMKEENDKLKAELDDKETLKRELFMGDVLKNDESDKFYTGFPSLTCLMTLFSLIKPFCSNLKYWDSNKLSDVGYQKDSTINKPGRKRTFSPLEEFILTLVRLRLGLLTNLLSDLFGISTASVSKTFRTWICFLGKILKDTLLIWPSKQQISNNLPKSFKKFPSVRIIIDCTEIYIEKPTTPSAQRATWSNYKQHNTIKALVGISPDGMFTFVSKLWTGNSSDKHITQQSGLLDLLEPGDSIMADKGFNTRDLATKKRVLLNVPPLCKGM